A genome region from Mycobacterium florentinum includes the following:
- a CDS encoding LLM class flavin-dependent oxidoreductase, which translates to MRTATTVELSGGSDEVAQVVTLAVEAEKLGLDVCWVAEAWGADAPSALGYLAARTEKMLLGSGILQVGTRSPVLVAQTAITVSNLSNGRFLLGLGASGPQVIEGLHGVSFNRPLTRIRETVDIVRQVFAGGKISHSGKEFQIPRPGEAVPMRVSNAPQHAIPIYLATLSPAMLRLTGEIADGWLGTSFVPEGAAGAYFAHLDEGLAAGGRTRADIDICQGAEVAFAADEDELNGMVAGRKKELAFSLGGMGSSSTNFYNQAYSRQGWADVAAAVRERWQDGDRDGAARLVTDDMVLGTTLIGTEPMVRARLAVWRDAGVNTVRLYPAGETLDAKLETLGRAIELVRQT; encoded by the coding sequence ATGCGCACCGCGACGACGGTCGAGTTGTCCGGCGGCAGCGACGAAGTCGCCCAGGTGGTGACGCTGGCCGTCGAAGCCGAAAAGCTGGGACTCGACGTGTGCTGGGTCGCCGAGGCGTGGGGCGCGGATGCGCCGTCGGCGCTGGGCTACCTCGCCGCCCGTACCGAGAAGATGCTGCTCGGCTCCGGAATCCTGCAGGTCGGCACCCGGTCGCCGGTGCTGGTCGCTCAGACCGCGATCACGGTGTCCAACCTGTCCAACGGGCGGTTCTTGCTGGGTCTGGGCGCCTCGGGTCCCCAGGTGATCGAGGGCCTGCACGGTGTCTCGTTCAACCGGCCGCTGACCCGGATCAGGGAAACCGTAGACATCGTGCGGCAGGTGTTCGCCGGCGGCAAGATCTCCCATTCCGGCAAGGAATTTCAGATTCCCCGCCCCGGCGAGGCGGTGCCGATGCGGGTGTCGAACGCACCTCAGCACGCCATTCCGATCTACCTGGCCACGCTGTCCCCGGCGATGCTGCGGCTGACCGGGGAGATCGCCGACGGCTGGCTGGGCACCAGCTTCGTCCCGGAGGGCGCGGCCGGGGCGTACTTCGCCCACCTCGACGAGGGCCTGGCGGCCGGCGGGCGTACCCGCGCGGACATCGACATCTGTCAGGGCGCCGAGGTCGCGTTCGCGGCCGATGAGGACGAACTGAACGGCATGGTTGCCGGCCGCAAGAAGGAGCTCGCGTTCAGCCTCGGCGGGATGGGGTCGTCGAGCACGAACTTCTACAACCAGGCCTACAGCCGGCAGGGCTGGGCCGACGTCGCCGCCGCCGTGCGCGAGCGCTGGCAGGACGGTGACCGCGACGGTGCCGCCCGGCTGGTGACCGACGATATGGTGCTGGGCACCACGCTGATCGGCACCGAGCCGATGGTCCGTGCGCGCCTTGCGGTCTGGCGCGACGCCGGCGTCAACACCGTGCGGCTCTATCCCGCCGGCGAGACGCTCGATGCCAAGCTGGAAACGCTGGGCCGCGCGATCGAGCTGGTCCGGCAGACCTAG
- a CDS encoding SRPBCC family protein, whose product MGCVEWTGARYADKPTVEVSTWIDADPSRVWNLISDIKLMPTFSNELQSVEWAGGAEGPEVGASFVGHSQHDAFGEWSTTSHIVACEPPKEFAWAVGDVEHPSSIWRFRLAPRDGGTNLSYWMQMGPGRSGLSVAIDSMPDKEEKIVFVRMREFETAISTTLAAIKRLAERGVR is encoded by the coding sequence ATGGGCTGCGTGGAGTGGACCGGTGCACGTTATGCGGATAAGCCGACGGTGGAAGTCTCGACGTGGATCGACGCCGATCCCTCCCGGGTCTGGAACCTGATCTCGGATATCAAACTGATGCCGACGTTCAGCAACGAGTTGCAGTCCGTCGAGTGGGCTGGCGGTGCCGAGGGGCCCGAGGTCGGTGCCAGCTTCGTCGGACACAGCCAGCACGACGCGTTCGGCGAATGGAGCACCACCTCGCACATCGTCGCCTGCGAGCCGCCAAAGGAATTCGCCTGGGCGGTCGGCGATGTCGAACACCCGTCGTCGATCTGGCGGTTCCGGCTGGCACCCCGCGACGGCGGCACCAACCTGAGCTACTGGATGCAGATGGGACCGGGACGCTCGGGGCTGTCGGTGGCGATCGATTCGATGCCGGACAAGGAAGAAAAGATCGTGTTCGTCCGGATGCGCGAATTCGAGACGGCGATCAGCACGACGCTGGCCGCAATCAAGAGGCTGGCCGAACGGGGGGTCCGTTGA
- a CDS encoding fatty acid desaturase family protein: MSHNKITLTPEQADAFGRELDAIRDRVMADLGEEDADYIRRVIKTQRALEVGGRVLLFLPPAWLLGTAMLGVAKILDNMEIGHNIMHGQYDWMRDPTISGRSFEWDTACPADQWRHSHNYMHHTHTNIVGMDRDIGYGIIRMSEDQKWTPYFIGNPLYAFLLMVLFQYGVALHELETEKIRAGEIRVRDKLGTLKEIWKKTKRQTLKDYVAFPLLAGPFAPFVFAGNLTANLMRNVWSYMIIFCGHFPDGTQEFTIEETQDESRGQWYFRQVLGSANLTGGKIFHLLSGNLSHQIEHHLFPDMPARRYSTIAPEVQEICERYGIPYNKGPLPQQFGTVVRKIVKLTFPEPGKLTSLLPKIKAGKPADRELVAA, translated from the coding sequence ATGTCGCACAACAAGATCACTCTTACCCCCGAGCAGGCCGACGCGTTCGGCCGTGAACTCGACGCCATCAGAGACCGCGTGATGGCAGACCTCGGCGAAGAAGACGCCGACTACATCCGCCGCGTCATCAAGACCCAGCGGGCGCTGGAAGTCGGCGGACGCGTTCTGCTGTTCCTGCCGCCGGCCTGGCTGCTGGGCACCGCGATGCTGGGTGTCGCGAAAATCCTGGACAACATGGAGATCGGCCACAACATCATGCACGGTCAGTACGACTGGATGCGTGACCCGACGATCTCCGGGCGCTCGTTCGAATGGGACACCGCGTGCCCGGCCGATCAGTGGCGGCACTCGCACAACTACATGCACCACACCCACACCAACATCGTCGGGATGGACCGCGACATCGGCTATGGCATCATCCGGATGAGCGAAGACCAGAAATGGACGCCGTATTTCATCGGCAACCCGCTGTATGCCTTCCTGCTGATGGTGCTGTTCCAATACGGCGTTGCGCTGCACGAACTGGAGACCGAGAAGATCCGCGCCGGCGAGATCCGGGTCCGCGACAAGCTGGGCACCCTGAAGGAGATCTGGAAGAAGACGAAGCGCCAGACACTCAAGGACTACGTCGCCTTCCCGTTGCTGGCCGGCCCGTTCGCGCCGTTCGTCTTCGCGGGCAACCTGACCGCAAACCTGATGCGCAACGTGTGGTCGTACATGATCATCTTCTGCGGCCACTTCCCGGACGGCACACAGGAATTCACGATCGAGGAGACCCAGGACGAGTCGCGTGGCCAGTGGTACTTCCGCCAGGTGCTCGGTTCGGCCAACCTGACCGGAGGCAAGATCTTCCACCTGCTGTCCGGCAACCTGTCACACCAGATCGAGCACCATCTGTTCCCCGACATGCCGGCCCGCCGGTATTCGACGATCGCGCCCGAGGTGCAGGAGATCTGCGAGCGCTACGGGATCCCCTACAACAAGGGCCCGCTGCCGCAGCAGTTCGGCACCGTCGTGCGCAAGATCGTCAAGCTGACCTTCCCGGAACCGGGCAAGCTGACGTCTTTGCTGCCGAAGATCAAGGCCGGCAAGCCGGCCGACCGCGAGCTCGTCGCCGCCTGA
- a CDS encoding ferredoxin reductase: MFTQRSQTPRRSFAKTFRDRVLGSDLVDLLTGPHGVDRYTELVDPTWTQGEARAKVVDVRRTTPRSVTLTLAPNESFTSTHTFRAGQYVNVALDIDGRRHTRCYSPANVEGSSTLELTVGRHADGLVSNYLYEQARQGMVVGLSGVGGDFVLPTQRPRRILLVSGGSGITPVMSMLRTLVAEGHLQNQGAEIAFVHYARTEAEACYRDELSTMTGVKVLHGYTRSGTGELAGRFGPQHLAAAMPAPDAVFVCGPSALVEAVREHCDNVYTESFVPPVITAPANPSGGRITFADSGVDVVDDGRSLLEQAESAGLTPENGCRMGICHTCTRRKVSGTVRSLTTGAVSTAPDENIQICVSVPVGDVDLSL, from the coding sequence ATGTTCACTCAAAGAAGTCAGACCCCGCGTCGGAGCTTCGCCAAGACTTTCCGGGACCGCGTCCTCGGTTCCGACCTGGTTGACCTGCTCACCGGACCGCACGGCGTGGACCGCTACACCGAGCTGGTAGACCCAACCTGGACCCAGGGCGAAGCCCGCGCCAAGGTCGTCGACGTGCGCCGCACCACGCCGCGCAGCGTCACACTCACCCTCGCTCCGAACGAGAGCTTCACGTCCACCCACACCTTCAGGGCCGGTCAGTACGTCAACGTCGCGCTCGACATCGACGGCCGCCGGCACACCCGCTGCTACTCACCGGCCAACGTCGAAGGCAGCTCGACCCTGGAGCTGACCGTCGGCCGCCACGCAGACGGCCTGGTCTCGAACTATCTGTACGAGCAGGCCCGCCAAGGCATGGTGGTCGGGTTGTCCGGGGTCGGCGGCGACTTCGTCCTGCCGACCCAACGGCCCCGGCGGATTCTCCTCGTCTCCGGCGGCAGCGGCATCACGCCCGTCATGTCGATGCTGCGCACCCTGGTTGCAGAGGGGCACTTGCAAAACCAGGGGGCCGAAATCGCGTTCGTCCACTACGCCCGCACCGAAGCCGAGGCCTGCTACCGCGACGAGCTGAGCACGATGACCGGGGTGAAGGTGCTGCACGGCTACACCCGTTCGGGTACGGGTGAGCTGGCCGGCCGCTTCGGACCGCAGCACCTGGCCGCGGCGATGCCCGCACCGGATGCGGTATTCGTCTGCGGCCCAAGTGCTTTGGTCGAGGCAGTCCGCGAACACTGCGACAACGTCTACACCGAGAGCTTCGTGCCGCCGGTGATCACGGCTCCGGCGAACCCATCGGGCGGCCGAATCACGTTCGCGGACAGCGGCGTTGACGTCGTCGACGACGGACGCTCGCTGCTCGAGCAGGCCGAATCGGCCGGCCTGACGCCGGAGAACGGATGCCGGATGGGCATCTGCCACACCTGCACGCGCCGGAAGGTCTCCGGCACCGTGCGCAGCTTGACCACCGGCGCGGTCTCGACCGCCCCGGACGAAAACATCCAGATCTGCGTCTCCGTCCCCGTGGGCGACGTCGATCTCTCGCTCTAA
- a CDS encoding TetR family transcriptional regulator, translated as MNGRTPSSRPHRSSRERSRESPSREERKEATRRAIIAAALKLLQDRSFSALSLREVTREVGIVPAAFYRHFESMEALGLVLIDESFRSLRDTLRDARAGRLDPNRVIESSVEILIGSVADRREHWRLIGRERNSGLSVLRYAIRTEIRLITSELATDLARFPGLNAWSTEDLNVLATLFVNSMIVIAEAIEDAQTAEALEDIRRTAVKQLRMIAIGIAGWRSTP; from the coding sequence GTGAACGGTCGTACTCCTAGCTCACGGCCGCACCGTTCTAGCCGCGAGCGCTCCCGCGAAAGCCCCTCCCGTGAAGAGCGCAAAGAGGCGACTCGGCGCGCCATCATCGCCGCTGCTCTCAAGCTGCTGCAGGACCGCAGCTTTTCCGCCCTGAGCCTGCGTGAGGTGACCCGCGAGGTCGGGATCGTCCCGGCGGCGTTCTATCGGCACTTCGAGTCGATGGAGGCGCTCGGGCTGGTGCTCATCGACGAGTCATTCCGCAGCTTGCGCGACACCTTGCGCGATGCGCGGGCCGGCAGGCTCGACCCGAACCGGGTGATCGAGTCGTCCGTCGAAATCCTGATCGGCAGCGTCGCGGACCGACGCGAGCACTGGCGGCTGATCGGCCGCGAACGCAACAGCGGGCTGAGCGTGCTGCGCTACGCGATCCGCACCGAGATCCGGCTGATCACCTCCGAGCTGGCGACCGACCTGGCCCGCTTCCCGGGACTCAATGCGTGGAGCACCGAGGACCTCAACGTGCTGGCGACCCTGTTCGTCAACTCGATGATCGTGATCGCCGAGGCGATCGAAGACGCCCAGACCGCCGAGGCGCTCGAAGACATCCGGCGTACCGCCGTCAAACAGCTGCGGATGATCGCCATCGGTATCGCCGGCTGGCGCAGCACTCCTTAA
- a CDS encoding GNAT family N-acetyltransferase, with the protein MASQARPARKADLRELSATLSRAFFDDPVMAWIFPNSMTRTTHLTRMFSAMTRHHHLPLGGVEVAHDGGVIGAAALWDPPNHWQESRWAQFAMTPAFLRVFGLRTGMARDIQELMKREHPEEPHWYLAAIGSDPTVRGQGYGQALMRSRLDRCDAEHCPAYLESSKPENVPYYLRFGFEVIQEMPLPNGGPPLWAMWRAPR; encoded by the coding sequence ATGGCCTCCCAGGCACGTCCGGCGCGCAAAGCCGACCTCCGCGAGTTGTCGGCCACCCTGAGCCGCGCCTTCTTCGACGACCCGGTGATGGCCTGGATATTTCCCAACAGCATGACCCGGACCACGCACCTGACGCGGATGTTCTCGGCCATGACCCGGCACCATCATCTGCCTCTCGGCGGTGTCGAGGTGGCCCACGACGGAGGCGTCATCGGCGCGGCAGCCTTGTGGGATCCGCCGAACCACTGGCAGGAATCGCGGTGGGCACAGTTCGCGATGACGCCGGCCTTTCTGCGGGTGTTCGGCCTGCGTACCGGGATGGCGCGCGACATCCAGGAATTGATGAAGCGCGAGCATCCCGAGGAGCCGCACTGGTATCTGGCGGCAATCGGCAGCGACCCGACGGTCCGCGGACAGGGCTATGGCCAGGCGTTGATGCGGTCGAGGCTGGATCGCTGCGATGCCGAGCACTGCCCGGCCTATCTCGAGTCGAGCAAGCCCGAAAACGTGCCCTACTACCTGCGGTTCGGATTCGAGGTCATCCAGGAGATGCCCCTGCCCAACGGCGGCCCACCGCTGTGGGCGATGTGGCGGGCCCCGCGTTAA